Proteins co-encoded in one Desulfovibrio aminophilus genomic window:
- the xseA gene encoding exodeoxyribonuclease VII large subunit has protein sequence MRILTVSELTRAVKDALEAEFPFVWVRGQVSNLGRPASGHVYFTLGDGEAVLQVVWFKGSQWGAGEEGVHPLTGEVLEPGQGGLAARLADGLEVLCAGRINVYAPRGQYQLVAELVQEQGVGDLHLAFEALKRKLADKGYFDEDRKMVLPRSPERVALVTSASGAAVRDFLRIASERGFGCEIRIHPTLVQGEQAPAGIAAALDRVNADGWAEVIALVRGGGSLEDLWAFNTELVADALYRSSIPVITGVGHEPDVTIADYVADKRAATPSHAAQELWPARADLAQAVDEAQLDLERAFGNWFGAKEARLAELRRALSWLSPAQRLERLLERFRDTLHRLVRAGGDFVENRQGGLERALAGLTRAFGPEALELRRGQAESLARRLDVAGRGLLETSGNSLELLQARLAGLDPEAPLARGYSLVTLARTGRFLRGAGDAVPGDELLVRVRDGRLRAGVTAVEKDE, from the coding sequence ATGCGCATCCTGACCGTCTCCGAACTGACCCGCGCCGTGAAGGACGCCTTGGAGGCCGAGTTCCCGTTCGTCTGGGTGCGGGGGCAGGTCTCCAATCTGGGCCGTCCCGCGTCCGGGCACGTGTACTTCACGCTCGGGGACGGCGAGGCCGTGCTTCAGGTGGTCTGGTTCAAGGGCAGCCAGTGGGGCGCGGGCGAGGAGGGGGTGCATCCCCTCACCGGCGAGGTGCTGGAGCCGGGCCAGGGCGGCCTGGCCGCGCGGCTGGCCGACGGCCTGGAGGTGCTCTGCGCGGGCCGGATCAACGTCTACGCCCCGCGCGGGCAGTACCAGCTGGTGGCCGAGCTCGTGCAGGAGCAGGGCGTCGGGGACCTGCATCTGGCCTTCGAGGCGCTCAAGAGAAAGCTGGCGGACAAGGGCTACTTCGACGAGGACCGCAAGATGGTCCTGCCCAGGAGCCCGGAACGCGTGGCCCTGGTGACCTCCGCCAGCGGCGCGGCCGTGCGGGACTTCCTGCGCATCGCCTCGGAGCGCGGCTTCGGCTGCGAGATACGGATTCATCCCACCCTGGTGCAGGGCGAGCAGGCCCCGGCCGGGATCGCGGCGGCCCTGGACCGGGTCAACGCCGACGGCTGGGCCGAGGTCATCGCCCTGGTGCGCGGCGGCGGCTCCCTGGAAGACTTGTGGGCCTTCAACACCGAGCTGGTGGCCGACGCCCTGTACCGCTCGAGCATCCCGGTCATCACCGGCGTGGGCCACGAGCCGGACGTGACCATCGCGGACTACGTGGCCGACAAACGCGCGGCCACCCCGAGCCACGCGGCCCAGGAGCTCTGGCCCGCGCGCGCGGACCTGGCCCAGGCCGTGGACGAGGCCCAGCTCGACCTGGAGCGGGCCTTCGGGAACTGGTTCGGGGCCAAGGAGGCCCGGCTGGCCGAGTTGCGGCGGGCCCTGTCCTGGCTCTCCCCGGCCCAGCGCCTGGAGCGGCTGCTGGAGCGCTTCCGGGACACGCTGCACCGTCTGGTCCGGGCGGGCGGAGATTTCGTGGAGAACAGACAGGGCGGACTGGAGCGGGCCCTGGCCGGGCTGACCCGGGCCTTCGGGCCCGAGGCCCTGGAACTCCGGCGCGGACAGGCCGAATCCCTGGCGCGGCGTCTGGACGTCGCCGGGCGCGGCCTGCTGGAGACCAGTGGCAACTCGTTGGAATTGTTGCAGGCCCGGTTGGCCGGGCTTGATCCAGAGGCCCCCCTGGCCCGGGGCTACAGCCTCGTGACCCTGGCCCGCACCGGCCGTTTCCTGCGCGGGGCGGGCGACGCGGTTCCGGGCGACGAGCTGCTGGTGCGCGTGCGCGACGGCCGCCTGCGGGCCGGAGTGACCGCCGTG